A window of the Lolium perenne isolate Kyuss_39 chromosome 7, Kyuss_2.0, whole genome shotgun sequence genome harbors these coding sequences:
- the LOC127317959 gene encoding mitogen-activated protein kinase 4-like, giving the protein MAAKVDAPNGMRNNGKHYYTMCQTMFEIDTKYVPIRPIGRGSYGTVCSSINQETNEKVAIKKINNVFNNRMDALRTLREMKLLRHLRHENVISLKDIMMPLRRRSFKDVYLVSELMDTDLDKIIMSSQPISNEHCQYFLFQLLRGLKCLHSAGILHRDLKPGNLLINGNCDLKICDFGLARTDNSEGQLMTEYVVTRPYRAPELLLGCNNYGTAIDVWSVGCIFAELLGRKTIFPGW; this is encoded by the exons ATGGCGGCGAAGGTGGATGCCCCGAACGGCATGAGAAACAATGGCAAGCACTACTACACGATGTGTCAGACCATGTTCGAGATCGACACCAAGTACGTGCCGATCAGGCCCATCGGGAGAGGATCCTACGGTACCGTATGCTCGTCGATAAACCAGGAGACCAACGAGAAGGTCGCGATAAAAAAGATAAACAATGTCTTCAACAACCGGATGGATGCGCTCAGGACGCTTCGCGAGATGAAGCTCCTTCGGCACTTGCGTCACGAGAATGTTATTTCTTTGAAGGATATAATGATGCCCCTACGCAGGAGGAGCTTCAAGGATGTGTATCTGGTCTCCGAACTCATGGACACGGATCTGGATAAGATAATCATGTCGTCGCAGCCGATTTCCAACGAGCACTGCCAATATTTTCTTTTTCAG CTCCTCCGAGGGTTGAAGTGTCTTCATTCAGCAGGGATACTCCATAGGGATCTGAAACCAGGGAACCTTCTGATTAATGGAAACTGTGATCTGAAGATCTGTGACTTTGGTCTTGCTCGCACAGATAATAGTGAAGGTCAATTGATGACTGAGTATGTTGTCACTCGTCCATACAGAGCTCCCGAGCTGCTGCTCGGTTGCAACAACTATGGCACCGCCATAGATGTCTGGTCAGTTGGCTGTATATTTGCTGAGCTACTTGGCCGCAAGACTATCTTTCCAGGATGGTGA